The following are from one region of the Alkalimarinus sediminis genome:
- the argC gene encoding N-acetyl-gamma-glutamyl-phosphate reductase: MIKVGIVGGTGYTGVELLRLLVMHPEVDLQVITSRSEAGTLVSDTYPNLRGHLDLPFTEPDVDKLAECDLVFFATPNGVAMKQVPELLSKGVRVIDLAADFRIKDVAVWENWYGQTHACSELLNSAVYGLPEINRSAIKDCQLLANPGCYPTAVQLGFLPLLENNLVEPAHLIADAKSGISGAGRGASVSSLFSETSGSFKAYGASGHRHLPEIKQGLNAMQSESVGLTFVPHLLPMIRGIEATLYARLTPAAQSDVKLEDVQALFEKRFKDEPFVDVMPLGSHPETRSVKGSNMCRIALHQQEGSDTIIVLSVIDNLVKGAAGQAVHNMNIMFGLGETTGIEQVALMP, from the coding sequence GTGATTAAGGTCGGAATCGTTGGGGGTACAGGGTACACGGGCGTTGAGTTGTTGCGTTTGTTGGTTATGCATCCAGAAGTTGATTTGCAGGTGATTACATCTCGTTCTGAAGCGGGCACGCTTGTGTCTGATACGTATCCTAACCTAAGAGGCCACTTGGATTTACCTTTTACCGAGCCTGATGTCGATAAGTTAGCGGAGTGTGATCTGGTCTTTTTTGCGACACCGAATGGTGTTGCTATGAAACAAGTGCCCGAATTGCTATCAAAAGGCGTGCGCGTAATCGATCTAGCGGCTGATTTTCGTATCAAAGATGTAGCGGTATGGGAGAATTGGTACGGCCAAACTCATGCATGTAGCGAGTTGCTTAACAGTGCTGTGTATGGATTGCCTGAGATCAACCGCTCAGCGATAAAAGATTGCCAGTTACTGGCAAACCCGGGTTGTTACCCCACTGCAGTTCAACTAGGCTTTCTACCATTACTCGAGAATAACCTCGTTGAGCCTGCTCATTTAATTGCAGATGCAAAGTCGGGAATAAGTGGTGCGGGTAGAGGTGCGAGTGTTAGCTCTTTATTTAGCGAAACGTCTGGTAGCTTTAAAGCTTATGGTGCATCAGGTCATAGACACCTGCCTGAAATCAAGCAGGGGTTAAATGCTATGCAGAGTGAGTCGGTAGGGCTTACTTTTGTGCCTCACCTATTGCCGATGATTAGAGGGATAGAAGCAACGCTTTACGCTAGGTTAACACCCGCGGCACAGAGTGATGTTAAGTTAGAAGATGTTCAGGCGTTGTTTGAAAAGCGATTTAAAGACGAACCGTTTGTAGATGTTATGCCGTTAGGCTCTCACCCTGAAACTAGAAGTGTTAAGGGTTCTAACATGTGTCGTATCGCTCTTCATCAGCAAGAGGGTAGTGATACGATTATTGTATTATCGGTTATAGATAATTTGGTAAAAGGTGCGGCGGGGCAAGCCGTTCATAACATGAATATAATGTTCGGATTGGGTGAAACCACAGGCATCGAACAAGTCGCATTAATGCCTTAA
- a CDS encoding chloride channel protein, with protein sequence MLLNKLKDAYIRLFRRQLAGADALPQLAFLGLISGSLAAVVIVIFRFAIEWPLSYFLPDHNPENFEGLHWAVRSVLPLGGAVVIGLFWYKLQISQRKTGVAYVMERLGYHQGYITFKSALTQFFAGVVTIGSGQSAGREGPAVHLGAACASLLGQKMILPNNSIRTLVGCGTAAAISASFDTPIAGVIFAMEVVMMEYTIAGFTPVILASVSAAIISQSVYGNSYAFVVPQLEMSSLLDVPYVVAMGIVLGTLSAAFVGILRYFMRFQSRPIFLRIFAGGALTALAAISFPQIMGIGYDTVNQTILGELSLALLCAVALVKLFVTATAVGLGMPSGIVGPTLFIGATAGGAMGVLGAYIAPESASSTGFYAMLGMGAMMGAVLQAPLAALMALLELTNNPHIILPGMLIITVASMVASEVFKQRSVFLTILKEQGLDYHNEPVTQALRRVSVGSIMERNIYRSKRLIDLDRAKEILAMEPKWIIVDKDKKPTSALPIVDLARYLEDNEQQFKAAEAEPSAEKIMIDLLKIPAQRKDITPLYYQATLQEAMDRFAETSAEALLVEKTSAPMIKTVLGIITRTDIENYYQYKRR encoded by the coding sequence ATGCTCTTAAACAAACTTAAAGATGCTTATATTCGCCTGTTTCGTCGCCAGCTTGCTGGAGCTGACGCACTGCCGCAACTGGCATTTTTAGGGCTAATTTCTGGCTCTCTGGCGGCGGTTGTTATTGTTATCTTCAGGTTTGCAATCGAGTGGCCGCTCTCTTATTTTTTACCCGACCACAACCCTGAAAATTTCGAAGGCCTCCACTGGGCCGTGCGGAGTGTATTGCCTCTTGGCGGTGCAGTTGTAATAGGCCTATTTTGGTACAAGCTCCAAATCAGTCAACGTAAAACCGGGGTCGCCTATGTGATGGAGCGCCTTGGCTATCATCAAGGTTATATTACCTTCAAAAGCGCACTCACTCAGTTCTTTGCCGGGGTAGTGACGATAGGCTCCGGTCAGTCTGCTGGGCGCGAAGGGCCAGCGGTTCATCTTGGCGCGGCTTGTGCCAGTTTGTTGGGCCAAAAAATGATACTGCCCAACAATAGTATTCGCACGCTGGTAGGGTGCGGCACAGCTGCTGCGATTTCTGCATCGTTTGATACACCAATCGCAGGGGTAATCTTTGCCATGGAAGTGGTGATGATGGAATACACCATTGCGGGCTTTACTCCGGTTATTCTTGCATCTGTCTCTGCGGCAATTATCTCTCAATCAGTTTATGGTAATAGCTATGCCTTTGTTGTGCCTCAGCTGGAGATGTCCTCACTCCTTGATGTGCCCTATGTTGTAGCCATGGGAATTGTATTAGGAACACTTTCTGCAGCCTTTGTCGGCATACTGCGATACTTTATGCGCTTTCAATCACGCCCCATTTTTCTGCGCATTTTCGCAGGGGGCGCATTAACGGCGCTTGCTGCCATTTCGTTCCCACAAATAATGGGCATCGGTTATGACACCGTCAACCAAACAATACTGGGTGAGCTTTCACTAGCGCTTCTCTGCGCTGTGGCGTTAGTTAAGCTATTTGTTACCGCTACAGCTGTTGGTCTCGGCATGCCAAGCGGCATTGTGGGTCCTACGTTATTTATCGGTGCTACCGCCGGTGGTGCTATGGGCGTTCTCGGCGCATATATTGCCCCCGAAAGCGCTTCGTCTACTGGGTTTTATGCCATGCTCGGAATGGGTGCCATGATGGGTGCGGTATTACAGGCACCACTTGCTGCTCTTATGGCGTTACTGGAGCTCACCAACAACCCTCATATTATTCTGCCAGGCATGTTGATTATTACTGTAGCCAGTATGGTTGCCAGCGAAGTTTTCAAGCAACGTTCAGTGTTTTTAACCATCCTTAAAGAGCAGGGTCTTGATTACCATAATGAACCGGTTACTCAAGCCTTGCGTAGAGTGAGTGTCGGCTCGATAATGGAACGCAATATCTATCGTTCAAAACGGCTAATTGACCTTGATCGAGCCAAAGAAATTTTGGCCATGGAGCCTAAGTGGATTATTGTCGATAAAGATAAAAAACCAACATCGGCACTACCGATAGTCGATCTTGCAAGATACCTGGAAGACAACGAGCAACAATTCAAAGCGGCTGAAGCAGAGCCCAGTGCTGAAAAAATCATGATTGATTTACTTAAAATTCCGGCACAACGAAAAGATATCACGCCTCTTTATTATCAGGCGACACTACAAGAAGCAATGGATCGCTTTGCTGAGACATCTGCCGAAGCACTTTTGGTAGAAAAAACATCAGCGCCGATGATTAAAACCGTGTTAGGCATCA